The proteins below are encoded in one region of Nitrospira sp.:
- a CDS encoding acetoacetate metabolism regulatory protein AtoC: MKASIFVTDDDNAVRGAIVKRLSRRQHRIRPCESGEVLLAALDQEVPDLILLDLKMPGLGGLEVLKVLREKAPHALVILLTAYGTIEDAVEAMKHGAYDFLIKTVDLQNIDPVVDRALEFLTMQRRLAFETEHLAGRYGLANLVAESPSMRSLLAQVRDVAQNAKTTVLLEGETGTGKEFLARVLHHNGVRAAGPFVGINCTAIPHELFESELFGYERGAFTGAHQRKIGLLERAEGGSLFLDEIGDLDASMQAKLLRVLQERTFRRLGGTEDIPVDFRLIAATNRDIKKHVAAGRFREDLYFRLNVVSFELPPLRKRVEDILPLSLRAVVQFGQEFGKDVVDIDEEARLVLQRYAFPGNIRELQNVIERAMIFCRGRMLTATDLPKELHEQAANVATSVIQGTEQVVRVEMTLGKQSLAEVEAAVIEEVMRVAEGNKTLAAKHLGITRFALDRRIKKAEGEQEEESEGSMAR; this comes from the coding sequence ATGAAAGCTAGTATCTTTGTCACGGATGACGACAATGCCGTCAGGGGTGCGATCGTGAAGCGGTTGTCCCGGCGTCAGCACCGCATTCGACCCTGCGAATCCGGGGAAGTTCTATTAGCGGCGCTCGACCAGGAAGTGCCGGACCTCATCCTGCTCGACCTCAAAATGCCAGGGTTGGGCGGCCTGGAGGTCCTCAAGGTGTTGCGGGAGAAGGCTCCGCATGCATTGGTGATTCTGCTGACGGCCTATGGAACGATCGAGGACGCCGTCGAGGCCATGAAGCATGGAGCCTATGATTTTCTCATCAAGACCGTCGACCTTCAGAACATTGATCCAGTGGTGGACCGAGCCTTAGAGTTTTTGACGATGCAGCGCCGTCTGGCATTTGAAACAGAACACTTGGCGGGTCGTTACGGTCTCGCCAATCTGGTCGCGGAAAGTCCATCCATGCGGTCTTTGTTGGCCCAAGTGCGGGACGTCGCACAGAATGCGAAAACGACCGTGCTGTTGGAGGGAGAGACCGGTACGGGGAAAGAGTTCCTGGCTCGCGTGCTCCATCATAACGGTGTTCGGGCTGCAGGGCCGTTCGTGGGCATCAATTGTACTGCCATACCTCACGAATTGTTCGAAAGCGAGCTATTCGGGTACGAACGCGGCGCGTTTACGGGCGCGCATCAGAGAAAGATTGGCCTGCTGGAGCGCGCGGAGGGCGGCAGCCTCTTCCTAGACGAAATCGGAGACTTGGACGCGAGCATGCAGGCGAAACTGCTTCGTGTGCTGCAGGAGCGCACATTCAGGCGCTTGGGAGGGACCGAAGATATCCCAGTCGATTTTCGATTGATCGCCGCCACGAATCGGGACATCAAGAAACACGTCGCTGCGGGCCGATTTCGTGAGGATCTTTATTTTCGCCTGAACGTCGTGAGTTTTGAGTTGCCTCCACTGCGCAAGCGTGTCGAGGATATTCTGCCGCTCAGCTTGCGGGCGGTGGTGCAATTTGGGCAGGAGTTTGGAAAGGACGTTGTTGATATCGATGAGGAGGCGCGTCTCGTATTGCAGCGCTACGCTTTTCCTGGGAATATCCGGGAATTGCAGAATGTGATCGAACGGGCCATGATATTTTGTCGCGGCCGAATGCTCACGGCGACCGATCTTCCTAAGGAATTGCACGAGCAGGCAGCCAACGTAGCCACGTCTGTGATACAGGGAACGGAGCAGGTCGTTCGGGTAGAAATGACGCTCGGCAAGCAATCCTTGGCAGAGGTCGAGGCGGCGGTGATTGAGGAAGTCATGCGGGTGGCCGAGGGCAACAAGACCTTGGCCGCAAAGCACTTGGGCATTACGAGATTTGCACTGGATCGCCGAATCAAGAAAGCCGAAGGGGAGCAGGAGGAAGAGAGCGAGGGGTCGATGGCCCGCTGA
- a CDS encoding PadR family transcriptional regulator produces the protein MKRRRTQAPGSDTFRRADKLDRQLFLGFVRTHILFHASESPICGVEITDELGRHGYHLSPGMLYPTLHGLTAARYLRCYSKVKNGRVRKYYSITSHGRWALGEAKKRLKELVKEVLESETT, from the coding sequence ATGAAGCGACGCCGTACACAGGCACCTGGGTCTGACACTTTCCGACGGGCGGACAAACTCGACCGTCAATTGTTCCTTGGTTTCGTACGCACCCACATTCTTTTTCATGCTTCCGAGTCACCCATTTGTGGAGTGGAGATCACCGACGAACTGGGACGACATGGGTACCATTTAAGTCCGGGGATGTTGTATCCCACGTTGCACGGTCTGACTGCTGCGCGCTATTTACGTTGCTATTCCAAGGTCAAGAACGGCCGAGTTCGCAAATACTACAGCATCACATCACATGGACGATGGGCATTGGGCGAGGCGAAAAAACGACTGAAGGAATTGGTAAAGGAGGTCCTCGAAAGCGAAACCACGTAG
- the ragD gene encoding hemolysin D: MKLWFIVGGFLAMVMVTGLVLFFAQRDVGTMEKGTVSHHVSAAAVPSHGIPQVTVVSVEERQPHETIRLPGELLPYLSVDLYPKVTGILQWIGVDRGSTVKRGQVLVRLIAPELSAQRAEAEAKLRADHITYERLTTAAATPGVIAPNDLEIAKRTVEADRARVRSLKELESYLTITAPFAGVITTRNVHPGALVGPTGGGGVATNAPLIRLEQTDHLRLMVPVPEAYAGEIVLGQQVAFTVPAFPGQTFHGAITRVAHSIDVKTRTMPVELDVDNTSSQLTSGMFPHVDWPVRRSKPTLFVPTKAVVTTTELTFVIRIRNNTVEWVKVQKGHAFTDTVEVFGDLQPGDEVAARGTDELRPGTTVAMMPLPHP; the protein is encoded by the coding sequence ATGAAACTGTGGTTCATTGTCGGCGGTTTCCTCGCAATGGTGATGGTGACCGGACTCGTACTCTTTTTCGCACAACGGGACGTAGGGACCATGGAAAAGGGAACAGTGTCCCACCATGTCTCGGCCGCTGCGGTGCCCTCACATGGGATTCCGCAAGTCACTGTGGTGTCCGTGGAGGAACGACAACCGCACGAGACGATCCGTCTACCCGGCGAGTTGTTGCCATACCTCAGTGTCGATCTCTATCCCAAGGTCACGGGAATTCTCCAATGGATCGGCGTCGATCGCGGCTCGACTGTCAAACGCGGGCAAGTGTTGGTTCGACTCATAGCCCCAGAGCTATCCGCACAGCGGGCGGAAGCAGAAGCCAAGCTTCGCGCCGATCACATTACGTATGAGCGCCTGACCACAGCAGCTGCGACGCCTGGAGTCATCGCCCCTAACGATTTGGAGATCGCCAAACGGACCGTGGAAGCGGATCGAGCTCGAGTCCGTTCACTGAAAGAGTTGGAGAGCTATCTCACCATCACAGCCCCGTTCGCGGGCGTCATTACCACCCGGAACGTGCATCCCGGTGCACTTGTAGGGCCAACGGGCGGCGGCGGAGTCGCAACGAATGCTCCGTTGATCAGATTGGAGCAAACGGACCATCTTCGACTCATGGTGCCCGTCCCGGAAGCCTATGCAGGAGAGATTGTATTGGGTCAGCAAGTGGCCTTTACCGTGCCGGCCTTTCCCGGTCAGACCTTTCATGGCGCCATCACCCGAGTCGCGCATTCAATCGACGTAAAAACTCGAACGATGCCGGTAGAATTGGATGTCGATAACACATCCAGTCAGCTGACGTCTGGAATGTTTCCGCATGTGGACTGGCCGGTTCGACGGTCAAAACCTACGCTTTTTGTTCCCACTAAAGCCGTCGTCACGACAACGGAACTCACCTTTGTGATCCGGATTCGAAATAACACGGTCGAGTGGGTCAAAGTGCAAAAGGGACACGCTTTTACGGACACAGTAGAAGTGTTTGGCGATTTGCAGCCAGGAGACGAGGTTGCGGCGAGAGGAACCGATGAATTGCGCCCTGGCACCACAGTGGCCATGATGCCGCTTCCTCATCCATGA